The uncultured Dysgonomonas sp. genome contains the following window.
GAGAGATCGACTTCGCGTGGGAGAACTTCTGAATATGCGGGGATCAACAATACATCGTCGAATGTCAATCCATCCATGACTACTTTATCTGCAATAAAAGACATATATAAAAGAGCTTTTGAAATTTATTGCGTGCAAATATAGTCATTTTTTGCCAAACGGAGTTTCTTTTTGATTAAAAAAGATGCTGATTTGCCAAAAGTTTTTAGACACGGCTGAAAATTTAACAATTAAGCGTTAATTCAGTCTGATTTGTTAATCCGCCAATATTCTACCGGAATGTTTCAATATGAATTGTTTTATTGTTTCATCTATTGATTTATCAGAAACATAGTCTGGAGCATGTGCCTTAAGTTGGTTGAAAACTGTAGTGTATTCTTCTGTATTTTTGAAAGACTGATATTGTTTTTTCTTAAAGTTGTTCAGTTCTTTTTTGTTTAATTTCTTTTCCTTTATTATGATTCCATCTTTTATTTCCAGAAGTATATAGTTTTTGGGACTATCTCCGTTTTTAAAACCTTCTTCGGGGACTTCTCCTGCAAGCATCAGACCCGACACCCATTCTGCTTTTGTCCGGGTTGTATTTGGGAACAGTGAAGGATATGCATTCTCTCTTTTTATTTGCAAATCCTCCATATAATATTTTTGTATTGCTGTTACATAAAGCTCATTGTTTTCGATCTGGAACGTCCCTATATAACCTTGTCTCGGCCCGGTAGACACAATCACTTCTCCATCAGGAGTAGTCTCTGTGTGATCCGCTTTGTTAACGAAGAAATGCGATAGGAATTTACTTTCTATAATACTGTATTCTTTTCCATTATATAGTAACTTATCGGGAGTATATACACTGGCCGACAGATTAGAGTATACTGCCAACAGGAGGATGAGCAAAAGCTGTTTTTTCATTGAGGATGCCGGTTAATAGTAAAAAATGTATGGGTTCAAAATTAGATATTTATTTCGAAATCATAGTGTAGAATGCTTTATTTTTATCATTTCAGAATTCAGTTATCTACATGCGGAAACTGATAGCCATAGCTCTTTGACCGAATGGAATAAGTAGCAAGTAATGAGTAGTAAGTTGAAAGTTATATGAGATACGAGTAGACAAGATACGAGATACAAGTGACTGTTCACCGACGAGATGCTTCGCTCTGCTAAGCAAGACAAGCTAATTATTAATTGCTTTCAGTGTTACCTTTTCTATTCGTTATCCTTCCATTTATTATCAGGGATAGATTTGTATCGTCCCCAGAATCTATAACGGGTTAATGAGGAATATGAAACGAGCTTTCCAATCCATTTTATCATGAGCAGGAGATGCTGCAATCTATACAGGGCGAACAGTAACAACATGAAGACAGATGTGAAAACGGCTGATTTTATAAAGCCGGATTGGATATTGGTTGAGATAAAATAGTGTATAAGATAAGATGAAGCAAATGATGCAGCCAATGAGACAATCAGAAACAATCCGTGTGCGGTCTCAATTGCTTTCTTGGGGCATTCGTTCATACATTTCATACAGCTTTCGCACTTAGATGTCCAAAATGGGTGGTTGTTTACGCTTTTGATAGCTTTCACAGGACATTTCTTTATACATAAGCCACAGTTATCACAATCGGGAGAAGCATAGAACGACTTTGCAAGGGCAAAACGTCCAACTAAATAATAGGCTAACGCAACAGGAGATATAAGAATGTCTTGTACGATGTCCTTATCGGAGACAAAGTTCGGTTTGTCTGCTAATATCTTCAGGCAGTGTTTTTCGAGGCGGCTATAGTTTTTCTGATGCAGAAACTTTACCGACTTGTCACTCAATGCCGGATGAATGGATAGCCAGTTTGAAGGCATATCAAAAGGAATTTGCCCTGTGATATGGTATCCTTTTTGTTTAAGGATGAAGAAGGAGACCATAAAGGCTATCCCTGTAAGACCGGGAGTAACGAGGCGTCCAATCCTGAGTCCGGCCCGGGTATTCATCAATACCACCTTGTTTTGTCCTTTCGGAAAACGACGGATGAAATCGAGGGTTATCTTAGGATAATTAAAGCCGTGGATGGGGGATATGATTACAATCAAAGTCTGCGCTTCCGGCTCCTGTAGATGAGTGTCAGCTTTTGTGATATCTGTAAGCCGGCAATCGATATTGCTTTTAGCTGCAAACTCAGAAAACCACAGTGCTACTCGTCGGGCATTACCTGTACCCGAAAAGTAAAACACATGTGCTTTCCTGAGTTTGTCCATGACAGGGATAATTATTTTTCTGCGAGGAGTTCGTCTATTACTTTGTTGAAGTCTTGTTTGAACTCTTCGTAAAACAACCCTGTAGCCGGCCCGTTGAAGCCGGTATGTATCTTTCGGACTTTGCCCTTCTTGTCGATAAAAATGGTAGTAGGGTAGCCCATAATTTTGCTTACCTGAGGCAGGGCTTTGGCCGTTGCATCATCACCCAGCTTGCCTGCGAATAAGATATCATATGTGGTATCATAGCGTTTTACCAGACGCGAAAGAACGGTCTTTACGTATTCAGGATCGTCTTTCCGCTCAAAGGACAAGCCTATGATCTCCACGCCGCGATCTTTGTTTTCTTTATACCAAGGTGAAAGATATTCCATCTCGTCGAGGCAGTTAGGACACCAGCTGCCAAGTATGGAGATAATGACTACTTTATCCTTGAATTTAGGATCAGACAACGACACTTTATTACCTTCAATATCGGGGAAGGTAAAGTCGAGACGGTCGAATCCTTTTTTCATGTATGCAAGGCTGTAAGGGTCGGCTAGTGCCGCTTCGGCATTGCGCTTCCCGATTAGTTTAGTTACGCCTCTTGTGGTGTAAAACTCTCCTGTGAAATTATCGTTACCTTCAAACTTGCCCTTGATCAGGTAGGGGCTTAATCCGGCAAAGGCAGAGAATTGGAAGCCATCGTTTGTCAATGCTCCTTCAAGGTAGCGAAGGTCTCCGGCATTGGTAAGGATGGAGCCCGTAAGGATCTCTCCGGCTTGATTGAAGATACCGACGTTGCGAGCTGTATCGCCTTTCTGGCTTATAAATTGTATATCCCATTTTCCTGCAAGAGAGGCTGTCGCCGGAGCTGCTGCTTTTTCGAAACGGGGA
Protein-coding sequences here:
- a CDS encoding EFR1 family ferrodoxin (N-terminal region resembles flavodoxins. C-terminal ferrodoxin region binds two 4Fe-4S clusters.); the encoded protein is MDKLRKAHVFYFSGTGNARRVALWFSEFAAKSNIDCRLTDITKADTHLQEPEAQTLIVIISPIHGFNYPKITLDFIRRFPKGQNKVVLMNTRAGLRIGRLVTPGLTGIAFMVSFFILKQKGYHITGQIPFDMPSNWLSIHPALSDKSVKFLHQKNYSRLEKHCLKILADKPNFVSDKDIVQDILISPVALAYYLVGRFALAKSFYASPDCDNCGLCIKKCPVKAIKSVNNHPFWTSKCESCMKCMNECPKKAIETAHGLFLIVSLAASFASSYLIHYFISTNIQSGFIKSAVFTSVFMLLLFALYRLQHLLLMIKWIGKLVSYSSLTRYRFWGRYKSIPDNKWKDNE
- a CDS encoding TlpA disulfide reductase family protein, yielding MEKYMIASLAGLISLASCNKEVNNKLTDGKWRGEFSVSDQKFPFLFDVVNTATDSATVYLVNGAERVPLKGVRYSSDTVIIPIEAYDAELRGVISDGKFDGRFIKLFIEGGDEGVPFSAVKTDAPRFEKAAAPATASLAGKWDIQFISQKGDTARNVGIFNQAGEILTGSILTNAGDLRYLEGALTNDGFQFSAFAGLSPYLIKGKFEGNDNFTGEFYTTRGVTKLIGKRNAEAALADPYSLAYMKKGFDRLDFTFPDIEGNKVSLSDPKFKDKVVIISILGSWCPNCLDEMEYLSPWYKENKDRGVEIIGLSFERKDDPEYVKTVLSRLVKRYDTTYDILFAGKLGDDATAKALPQVSKIMGYPTTIFIDKKGKVRKIHTGFNGPATGLFYEEFKQDFNKVIDELLAEK